A window of Pyrus communis chromosome 3, drPyrComm1.1, whole genome shotgun sequence genomic DNA:
GTGTTTAAGGGTTATGGGATGAGTTCTATCCATTCATGATGGAAGATTATGTTTCCATGACTAACATAATTCCCAAACTTGCTACCAACATACTCTTGCGTGAGTTGAACATACTTTTGGTTCAATTTAATAAGAGTATAAACGAGTTTGATTTGCCCCAAATGACAAGAGGAAATGAATCAAGTTCAGGAATGACAGGATGTATTGAAGATGAAATATCCATATGTATTCCACAACAACATCTTGATGCAATTGAACGCTTAAATGATGACCAAAAAAGTGCGTTTAACATAATAATGGGTGCAGTTCAACGATCGGATAATGCAACTTTTTTTGTGGATGGTCCCGGTGGAACTGGAAAAACTTACTTATATCGCGCATTGTTAGCAAGCTTGAGAAGGTTGGGGCACATAGTATTAGCAACATCATCATCTGGAATAGCAGCTACGATATTGCCTGGTGGGAGGACAGCACATTCTAAATTCAAGATACCACTTAGTCTCGATGCATCATCGATGTGTTCGATCGGTAAACAATCTGATTTAGCAAAGCTAATACAAAAGGCAAAGGCAATTATTTGGGATGAAGCAACAATGACGCATCGTCATGCATTTGAAGCACTCGATCCAACGTTCAGAGACTTAACAGATATTGACTTACCATTTGGGGGGAAAAATcttttcatatttcttatttctaaactacacatttaaccaaaaacacaaaacatataccaattaatcaataaacaaaaattccatctaaattccaatgataaaatgagtatacaaacataaaacatattAACAATCACATCATTAATAAACTAAAAATCTCCATcaatatctaatataatttaattgagatAAGATTAGAATTCCAAAAAACTTACTTGAATTTTGAACCAAATAGTGGTGGAGTGGAGAATTAAAACAAGTGGATGTATGATATGGGACTTACGTAATTATAATATGAGATTGGGTCACGGGTGGGAttagaaatttagggttttgaaatGGGGGCAAAGAGGGAACCAAATAATATGGAATTGGGGGAAAAGCAACAGGGAAAGAGAGAACTTTGGGGAAAGATGTGGGGCTCAGGGGCTGggctttaaaattaaaacaatattgaGTCATCAAGCATAGCAAACGACAACGTTTGtctccctatttttttttttaactgaaaacAACTGACCAAAACACTGCCGTTTTGGACCAATTGTTAAAAAgccctattttctttcttctccctgCGGTGTCTTCTTCTCCGCTGCTACCTGCAACATGCACAGCAGCTCAAACCTCATGTTCGAGGGGTCCCCCGGAAAATTTTTAGCAGGGATTTAGGGTCACCGAAGGGTCCTGGGACCTCTCAGGTCCCTCTGTAGATCCGCCACTGTGTGCCCCTTCAATTATTTTATGACATGTGAAGTAACGGCCCAAATACCATGCactttgaaaaatttctcagtTATTCtgacaattttttaaaatattattttctactATCAAAACTCTCATGTGTGTCACAAATTAACTTCTATTATACTATCACAATGTAATATTGTTCTAATcagctataaaaaaaattaataagattaAGGCCGCATCAAAATTGACAATCATAAACATATCATTTATACTTTTGATCTATACTAAAAGGTTTCTTCTTGGTTAAAGCTTAATTTGTTATAAATGCGACTTGTTAGTCTAAATTAGTGAATACCAATGTTTGATTTCAATCTAATTTCAAAACTTATAAGATCGTTTCAGGATTAAATCCGTCAAAACTTCATTgtcaaaaaacaattaaaacgtCATTTTGGACGACATCACAAACCGTTAGTTAATTGAACATTTTTGCGCCCGATAACAGGGGATAGATGAACAGTTTTTCTAGAGTTTAATTATGTCAAGGGTGATTACTAATTATGCAAAATTGCAACTTGCATTCCAACACCATGTCCAACCTTTgagttaaaatataaaatttttaactcgaaaaatttaggttttaacccagcaataatttttctgctccaatcTTCCTAGGTTAAACTTTTagttattaaagaatgaattaaatttttttttaaataactttaaaaaaaaattatgtagactatcgtaatttaattttatgaacattttaaattaaaaatatttagattctgataaatattgaaaaatcactaaaccgataccatgaaactcgtgaaactctatgaaagaatatgaaacatatgaaatatttttttataaattattttagctgttggatttgattttagatcgtttgaatttctttcttttttacccttggttttgatctttttttatttttttattttttttaatacattgatattttgatcttatttgtaacatcccacatcgatcaACGGAGAGGGGGCGATGTGGCTTATAtctacatgcccacctccatatagtaCAAGGTTTTTTGAGaattcactggcttcgggttccatcggaactttaaagttaagcaagttcgggcaagagcaatcctaggatgagtgacccactaggaagttctcgtgtgagttcacagaaacaaaaccgtgagggcgtggttggggcccaaagcagacaatatcgtgctacggcagagCTGAGACTGGGATGGATGTGACAACCAGCATAGCTCGATTtgaagtcctagtggacattccaggtTTGGGGTGTGtcagaatggtatcagagccactctgtcGTATGGTGCGAGTGTGCTGACAAGGACGTCGGGTctctaagggggtggattgtaacatctcgcatcgaccaacggagagggggtgatgagCCTTATAtttacatgcccacctccatatagtacgaggccttttgggaactcactgacttcgggttccatcggaattTTCCAGGATGGGTGAACACTAGGAAGTTCAGACGAGTTCagacgagagcattcccaggatgggtgaccactaggaagttctcgcgtgagttccgagaaacaaaaccgtgagggcgtggttggggcccaaagtggacaatatcttGTTACGGTGAAGCCGGTTTGGGATGTGACAACATTAGTTatttgattcaatgaatttataaatataatacTAAACAAAATACACACATATGGTGGACGGCGACCCACTAATCCAGCGAGAATTCTGGCCTAAATTTGCCCCAATAataagttttgggttaaaacggTTGAATGATTGAAACAAGTTGAGGGATAAGTTTAGatttaaaatttgagttttactcgaAAAAATTAGAATAGGTTTAAGAAAAAATCCAACACAATAAACTACAATAAGTGTagagaaataattaaacaaacaaggaACTCCCGAATTAAAGCAACATCAACGTGCAAATTTAATCAAAAGATCAACAGAATCATTACGTCGAAATTAATCGCGGCGGTAACGCACGTTTTTTCTGCGTCTTGAACGAAGTCGGTTTCACGGCATCGTGAGAAAAAAAACCAACGgtcacatttttattaaaaccgATCCACCCCTGTTACCCACCGACAGCCCTCAACACTCTCACCGCCACAAACTCAACCCTCCATTTTCCCACGGCCTCCCTCCAAATATCCCCCACCAAAATTACACTCTAATTCGTATCAACATTCAGATTCACTACATATATCTTTCCGGGCTTTtagaaaaaaaacccaatttatattttcgtcaaattcaaattcaaaaaaaaaaaaaatttggggatTTGATGATTTTGCGAGACATGCAAGCCAAGTCACTGCAATGGGAGGCGTCTCCGGGGCTCCGGGTCGGGCTCAAAACGCCGCCGTCGTCCTCGTTCTGGTCGCAGCTGGCGGTCGTGAACTTGCGCGGTGGCGCTTCTGTAAATAGCTTGAAAGCCAGAGGTTGGTTTGTAGTAAAGGCCATGGAGGTGGAGGGTTCCAAAACGGCGAGTCTGAATGGGCACGCCGGGAGCTCAGGTACTGGGTTATTTCCTGAGTTGCGCATAAGCCCATTTGCAATTTACCATgtagatttgaaatttttaagcttttatttgaatttgttttttatttcttgttgAATAGATAAAAATGGGAGCTTGTTGTCTTCGGTTGGAAATTCAACCAATATTAAGTGGCATGAGTGCTCATTGAACAAAACTGACAGGCAGAAGTTGCTTAAACAAAAGGGCTGTGTCATTTGGATCACCGGTCTCAGCGGGTCAGGTTGGTATTTTCTTAATTCAAAgttgtatatacatatatacatgccTACATACATATAAATGCATATATAATGCGGGCGTATTCATGGCACCTATTttttccataattttttaaatacgtTTTTTGTGGAGTCCACTCCGAATTGTATTTTAATGATCTGAACCTTATATCTTTTAGAACATTATTtgtagatcatccttgcaaaaaataaattagacaaatccaaaacccttATGACAcgcatttgtagtgaagaaaatggacgaATACGGTTTTACAAAGAGATCCTAAACCCTTGATGCAATGGTCATATGATTTCAGATGTGGGTGATTTTTGGTGGATATGATCTATGAAGGATGACCGAAAAGATAGATGGATTGGTAGTCTAACAACACCTATACCCATCTGGCAATGTGCCGATAGAAAGTTGCTCATTACTTGtgtattattaattttgtttgtcaGGGAAGAGCACGGTGGCATGTGCTTTGGGTGGGAGTTTGTACCGCAGGGGGAAGTTGTCGTACATTCTTGATGGGGACAATGTCAGGCATGGCTTGAATCGTGACCTTAGTTTTAAAGCAGAAGATCGTGCAGAGAACATTCGGAGGATTGGTATGTCTATGCCTCCTTTTAGCTTAACTAGGCCCTTTTTTAGATCAACTATGGCTGTCGACTTCATTATATAATCATGAAGCATTGGCTTTGGTTTTGTATTCAGGTGAGGTGGCGAAATTGTTTGCTGATGCTGGTGTTATTTGTATTGCTAGCTTGATTTCTCCTTATAGAAAGGATCGTGATTCCTGCCGTGCAATGCTACCTGCTGGAGATTTTATTGAGGTTGGTATTTTCACTGGTTCTTAAACAGATGACtgtttttcaagtttcaactctGAGCTTTGTGCATATGTTTGAAATAATTCTGGAAGAAGTTCTCAGTAAAGCGAACTTGTTTTGTGAAAGGTGTTCATGGACGTTCCACTTCAAGTTTGTGAAGCTAGAGACCCGAAAGGCCTATATAAGCTTGCACGTGCAGGGAAGATCAAAGGTATAAGCAAACTACTATCTCGGTTTTTGGTTACCGAATTGAGTCTTCTTTATTTTAACAGCCTGCTTAAGGTACTACTGCTACTATAATATTTATGTTGATAATTCTTTTTCCCGTGCAATACAATAAACATTGTGAATCTTATTATTGTTTCTGAAACTTCTGTTTAAACAATCACTTGGAAAATTCTTATCTGGGATGCAAACCTGTGGATGTGGGTGTGAATCCATGAATCTTCTTCCCTTGTTCATTGACATGTTTACTTTTGATGTTAGTAAATTTCAACATCTCATATATGGCCCCCCAAGTGTGACTCTATTGCTAATTAAACTCTGGACAATTTGTATGTTTGAGTTTTATTTAAATGTGTAGGTGTGCCAATCCCACTATCCATATTCAGAAGCACCGCATATTTTCATTTCACATTGCACAAGGATTTATGGTTGAATGGCCATATTATCTATCACTTCGATAGTTTCCTAGTCCAAAATGCTGATCATTACTTATACCGTGTCAATCTGGCATTGCAGGTTTTACCGGGATTGATGATCCATATGAGCCACCACTAAATTGTGAGGTATGTACACTATCTAGAGAAAAGCAGAATACACCTTTGAAGTTAAAGTTGAACAGGTGCGGGTACATACAGACTGCACATATCATATATACATAAATGTTTCTCATGCTTAAGAGCAATACACATAACGTCATGTTAGCTGGGGAATATCAACTTAAAGATAAAATAGTTAAACGCAATCCAGAACAAAAGATTTTCTACATCAAGAACTTGAATTTGAGATAAATTAGTCGCTTTAAATTGCATGTGACCATTTCAATTCTTATTTTTTAACTAGCCTGTAGGGATTTGATGCAGACTAAAATGAATGATGATCTGGTGCAAACTTGGGGGTGACATGTATGATGTAACTACGGCTGCACATAAACTTAATTCACCTGTTGTTACATTTTCCTTTTTGGCCTACACTGTGCTTGATGTTATTGTTTTATTCCAAATACGAAAGCAGAATTTCTCATTTGTTGTTTTTTCATCCTTTATCTGGCTTCAGATAGTATTAACACATAAAGGAGGAGCGTGTCCTTCCCCATGTGAGATGGCCGAAGAAGTGGTTTCTTATTTGGAAGATCAGGGGTTCCTCCAAGCATAAGAAGTTGGTGGAACCCTTCCTTGAACTGTCAAAAGTTTGAGCTCTACTGCAGATGCGGTGAAGATAGTTTCTAGCGCGCCGGGTGGATGCTATGCATCTTGCATTACGGATAAGATGCAGAAATCACCTGCTCTGATGCAATATTCCTGTAAACGCATTAGTTAATTGCTTGATTAATTTGTGCCAAGTCGTCTTTATGTTTGATGTTAGTTTGAATTGTGGTCTCCTCATTGTAAATGATAGAGTGGAGAGTTtcttgttttgagtttgatgTGTTTGTATCATCTCGTGGCGTTTTTACGTGCATGCGTTTGAATATTATTGTAGTTACAAACTGCTGCTAAACTCTTTGTACTAGATCTAATATGTAACCAAATACTTGGGGGAAAAGAAGGCCAGAAGAGCTCTCTATAGACGATGTAAGATGAAGAAGAATTTACTTAGAATTGGATGCCTTATTGGTTTGTGTTCTTTACAAAGTATCCATGAAACTCTCCAGTTTAAAGACCGAAAAGAAAACAGCGAGAAACAAAACAGAGGTTTTTGTTACTGGCCTTTGCCTTTGGCATATGCTATTATTAGTGATTTAGATAATTtagtaaaaagaaacaaaagcagAGGTATCTTAGAATACCTTCTCTTTCTTGTTTGTAACACTTCTCGTAATTTATCATCAATGCGGTGCCAATCGGATCCAAGACTAGTTGGACTTTAGATGTAACGCAAAGCCAACAAGTTACTAGACGACTGTGGGTAAAGCCTCTTAAGTTATTATAATTAAGCCTTTAAATACACGATCTGgatcttgctctgaattgtgaaTCCCAAAAGAGGGGAAAATACTCATAAAGAACtagaggaaaaatgaaaaaccctCTAAGAACCAACCCACCTCATCACCTAACATCCCCCAACCATAAGGCCGAAGGCCACACTAAGATTAGacttgataattttttacacgATTCGTGAATACGACATGTAAATAACACGAAAATAACAGGTtacgggtcgacacgataacgactCAAGTCGTTATCAGGTCATAcgataagaacccgttaatattGGTTCCTTAataggtttacacgagagtgacacgcaGTTAATCCGTTTCGACacattaagaaaaatgttattttgatgattttaatttttgaaactaataaaaacaatttactataaaatacaataatcaTAGTGTATACGTATATATTGTATATCAAATATGGATTATGTAtcattattctatataaatttaaaaatttgaagttttatttatttatttattataaattttatagtatactataggcaatgagggaaattaaaaaaaaaaattataaaacacattaaaaataaaaatattgagtaatttaaaaatatcaaacacattaaaaaattataataattaatttataagtgagaaaaatgtgaaaaaaaaaggcaaacacTCGTGTCCACATCCTCTACACTTTGAGAATGGGTACATCAAAGTATGGATACATCGCCGTTTGAAATTTTAGAACCATACAAGCCCTCATGAATAGTATATTTAAGGgagatcaaaataaaataaaataaaaatattcataatcattaatgtacaagtctgaaaaatgtgaaagcatataCAAGCGCTTGTGATTGCATCCTTAACCTTGAAACGCAACTCCCTTCATTTTAGatatccttgaacatttggtattttgtagtaatgtactaatttttttttattaagctcttattttggggtatgtaatacttgaaagacaaatgttttttatttatttattttttatgttttgaagtaatatatatatgtgacaatgtaatatgcatatactaatttagtattatgttttcctttttttttggtcaaattattttttttttcattttcattttcattttcattttttattgatttaaaatatatttacttTAACAGATAACGGGTCggatcatattacctgataatattaatagGTCGATTTCGGGTCAGGTCATATTATCCATTTACTTTAATGGATGTTACACGACATGACCTATTAAGATATCAGATATGTCAtgaaaatgacacgaaaattCATTTAAACTACAGGAAGGGAGATTTGAACTTTGGGTGTGGAAGGAAGAATACACTGTTCTAACCATTTTGACTAAGCTAAGGTCTACAAGGCTATAAGGTACTTTCGACTACCTCatttgaatttaaactatttcCTTATGTTATTTTACCCAAAATCACTATCTTTCGATCCAAACCGGATATTATACTATTTGTGGTATGGTAAGAAATCAGGTCCATTATTGATTAGTGGGGATTTGCCAAATCATAGGATAACATAAGAGTCCTAATTGATATTGATTTCTTGTCTAAACAAATAAGGCATCATGATTAGTTGCATGGAATAAGGACTCCAAATCTTAATCAAACGAGATTCCATAATTTCCTCAACAACAATTAACTTGTTGACCAAGTTAACTGATTGCTAAGAAATTAGTAAATCATATTCATTGATATTCACAATCTTGCATGGTTACCATCTTAGCTGAAGGCTGTATTTATATGGTGATTAGGGGAtgaaaaattaatgattttgacaaaaagagACTAACTTGCTTTAGGAACAAACGTTGGCTCAATGAATGGTGTTTCAAAACTTGAATGTTGTTTTGATATCCCAAAAACTGTCTTTCGTCGGGTGATTACCAAACATCAatgcatgaaaactaatgaataaTTCCACAAAAAAGGAGTAATTGCAAAAGTAGTAGTAATAAAAAACAGAGGTATCTTGGGACACCTCATTTTGCTTTGAATTAGGGTCTCTATATATAGTCAATGGAGGTGTCAACTGTCAAGGATTGGATGGCATTGGATCGGATTGCTGCCCGTCTCGAACCCAGAACGACCTGGATTGTCAATGTAGCACAAAACCGACATGACACAAGAGACCGGCTTTAAGGTGGCTCAAGTAATTCATATTAATATAATACGCAAGGCAAAAGGACTCCATGGTTCCGGTACAATGAACCGAATCACCTAGACCGGCTTTAAGATGTGTGTTCTAGGATGATTCGGTTCATTGTACAAGTTAGAGTGGTTCAGTTGATCATACGAGTTAAGAGCTTACACGTTAAGATCACATCAATAACTTCTAAGATCTCTCTCACACACGCACAAATAATTGTACATTTGAGGCCATTGAATTCATGGATCCATCTTAACACTAAATTATCGCTTTTCCTTCTCCACTTGGGCTAATTCCAAGAGATTGGAGCACACATATAATGATATTACCAAGTTGTAGAGAAAAATAATTATCATTCATCTATGCTAGAAAATGAAATGTTCTATCACCTTTTCCACATATTTTGACATTACTAAAtacttttatttgtcatttaaATAATGTTAGTAAAACAGTAACAAAATAGAGTTATATTAGAATACCTCagtttttttaacatttttggtACTTAATCATCATCAGTTGAACTCTAAGACTTGCTACACTTTCGATGTAGCACAAAGCCAACAAGTTGGTAAACCATCGGACGGTACTATCCATGTGTTAATGCTCAAACCCATAACGTTAGCAAACTTAAATAAATGATTTTAGGTGGGCTAATTAAATGGACTCAAAGATGTATGTGGTTCAACTCTCAGAATTGACTTCCATTATGTTGTTCTCAATATATTGATTTCAAAACTATATAGTGCTCGGCTAATATATTTACTTTATTCTCTTTGATTCATCCGACCCCATAATAGAGGATTTTACCCCTTTATATGGGTCTCACCCCCTTAGGGCCTCTCAAACCAACATTTAATGTGCCAACTACTTGTACTAGACTACTCACAGCTTTTCAACTACTCAGCTTGGCCTTTGTCAACGAAGTGACATTCTTGCAGTCGCCTGGCACCGTCTTTTAAGGGCCAAGTTGCCCGAGCGTCTTGCTCGGACCTCAATTACTTTGCCTTACCTTGCCGAGCATTGCCGTTGTCTTTATGTCTCATTCTAGGCCTTTGTTATTGCATGCATGTTGTTGAGTAGTCCAAGTAGCATTCGAGTACTTTTGTTCTCAAAGACTTATGCCATAAAACTGCCAACACACCCACGTTCTCTTCTCGGTCGATTGGTCTATCATGTGTCTCAGTCGACTTGAGCAATCAAGTTGACTTGCTCTAAACCCCTTGGGCTTCTTGGCTTTTCTTTGGGCTTATGTCTTTGAATGAGTCTAAATGGGCCCAACGTTAACAAGTCCCCTAACTCTTTGGTCAAGGGCCTTATCTTGATCATGGAGTTGCAATGGTCGATCAATGCTTCATGTTGCACTTGACCATCcatttcttgtttctttgtgatgtttttgaaTTAAACTGGGTGTATTTTACCCTATTTTATGTTAATGTGCAACTAATTGTATTTAAAATCCATTTAAGGGAAAAAGGGCAAGTTGGTGCTTGCAGTGGAGAATTAAAGATTAATGGTGATAATGGAGAATTGAAGATTAATGTTGAATTAAAGGTCCAAATAGTGTTTAGAGTTAATTCAAGACAAATATGGACCTTTAGACGATCAATAGTCGAATGTTAAAGAGTACTTTGGATATCTAGCCTGATTTGGAGGTGcaaataaagggaaaaaaatgttCAAAAACTTGGCTTAATGGTTAGGATCTCCTTGCAATCTGATGCAGCTTATTTTGCATATAAATACTAGGGTTTCACATCATTTTGATCAAGCCCCCTCTTGAGGACGACCACAATTCTCCATCTCCTATCTCTTTGACTTTTGaatcagaaacaaaaccctataTCCCTTTATCATCCACTGCCACCAAAGAAACCATGCAGTTGTGTTGTGCTCGAAGGAATTCCACATCATAATTGCTTCAAGGGGTTTCTTCTATTAATTTCACTCTTGATGTACTTCATATTAAGTTTAACATATATTGCGATTATGTTGTGTAATTAGGTTCATAGCTAAGGTTTTtggatgtaaccttgcaaaacTATTCTTTGTCATATTAAGTTTAAGCATTCAAGTTTCCAATCagttttcttgtttcattcactgtTATGAGACCATGATTTTTTAGGGCCAGAGTAAGGCTGATCCGAATACTGCTACCTCAGAAGTTTGGTCATGGGTTCACCAGCTTTGGGCGGAGCTGTATCAGATGAAGCAGGATGCCACCATCATTCTACTTCGGGGTGCTAGGCGGAGCCCAAGCGACTTCGCCaaatgaccatgcttgttccacAAGACATGATATTTGATCTGGATATGGACTCAATCAAATCCTTTAAGTCTTAGAGTCTCTACAATCTAGGAATCCATACtcctaagaggatgcaatatctacttactAAATATCCTCTCGGAttctcccaatttaaaacaaggattctatcctaaaaaggtCTATCTCTCATGGTAACACCATCTAGGGTTCATCTATTGTAACACAATTTATAAACTTGAATTCTCTTACCCACTGCTTGAGTCTCAAATCATTCACTAATATGACTGTCGAAGAGCCTTTGGTTGGCACACACACCCCCCTGGGCCAAGGGTTTGCTTACGGCAATTTACTGTTTTGCATGTTGTTCTAGCCTACACGAATTTGTGCTCAACCACTGGTTTCGGAGGTGCGCATATTTGGTTCCAATGACTCTGCTTAATTGATATGTTTTTCTTGATGTTTGATAACCATTAAGATTACTTATTTGGTATTTAATCATCGTTATAGTACACAATGTTGGACATGTGAATGAAGAAGAAACTGCTATATAAAAATCCCGTCATGTGATTTCTTTActtctttgaagttttcttatTCTTTATGGATTCTTAAttggtaatctaagttgaacatcacaattaggttgcAGATTAAGACAACTAGATCaaaaccacacatcaaatggatgatcataaataa
This region includes:
- the LOC137729651 gene encoding adenylyl-sulfate kinase 3-like; the encoded protein is MILRDMQAKSLQWEASPGLRVGLKTPPSSSFWSQLAVVNLRGGASVNSLKARGWFVVKAMEVEGSKTASLNGHAGSSDKNGSLLSSVGNSTNIKWHECSLNKTDRQKLLKQKGCVIWITGLSGSGKSTVACALGGSLYRRGKLSYILDGDNVRHGLNRDLSFKAEDRAENIRRIGEVAKLFADAGVICIASLISPYRKDRDSCRAMLPAGDFIEVFMDVPLQVCEARDPKGLYKLARAGKIKGFTGIDDPYEPPLNCEIVLTHKGGACPSPCEMAEEVVSYLEDQGFLQA